GAACGGCAAGGTCGTGATGTACGCCGACAACATCACCGACTCGATGCGAACGGCGATCAGCGAGACGAACCGTCGCCGGGCGATCCAGGAGCAGTTCAACCGCGAGAACGGCATCGACCCCCAGACCATCCGCAAGCGCGTCGGCGACATCATCCAGATGGCGCGTGCCGCCGAGGCGGGCATGCCCTACCAGTCCGCCGACCCCTCGGACCGTGCGCGCGAGGCCCTTCCGGGCATGCCCGATGTCAGCGACCTTCCGTCCGACGAGCTGGCCACCCTGATCCAGACGCTCAGCGACGAGATGCACCAGGCCGCAAGCGAGCTCCGGTTCGAGTACGCCGCCCGGCTGCGCGACGAGATCGGTGAGCTGAAGCGCGAGCTGCGGGGCATGAGCGCCGCAACCTGACCGGCGGTCTCCCAGCCCACCTGGCCCACCCCCGGAGTACCGTGCCGCGCTCACCGGTCGCCCCTCGGCGACCGCACGACGGGAAACGGGAACGGCTCATGAGGTCGAGGACGGTTGCGCTGCTGGGTGCCCTGATGCTGCTGATGGCAGCCTGCTCGGGGGCCGACGAGCCACTCGAGACGCCCACGGGGGTGGACGCGTCCGACAGCGGCGACGGCAGCGGCGACGACACCGGAACCGACGGTGCCGAGGCCGACGCCCCGGCCGCGACCGACGACGCCACCGGGGACGACGACGACGGGCGGACCAGCGGCGACGGGGGAGCGGACACCACGCTCGTCGGCGATGTGGGCTTCGGCCTGGACGTCGAGCCGCTCGAGCCCGAGTCGTGGACCTACATGCTGTACTCCATCGCCGACACCAACCTCGAGGAGCCGATGCTGGAGGACGTGGCCGAGATGGCCACGGTGGGCTCGCCGATCGGGGTCAACACCGTCGCGCTGGTCGACCGCGAAGCGGGACACACCGACCAGCCGTTGCTGAACCTCGACGACTGGGAGACGGCCAAGCTCCTGTACGTCCAGGCCGACGAGTTCGCCGAGATCGCCGACCTCGGCGAGGTCGACATGGCCGACCCGACGACGCTGGCCTCCTTCATCGCCTTCGCCGTGGAGACCTTCCCCGCTGACAACTACGCCCTGACCATCTCCGACCACGGCGGTGGCTGGACCGGGATCGGCCCCGACGACAGCAGCGGCGAGGTCCTCGACCTCGGCGAGCTCGCCGCCGGTCTGCAGGCCGGACTCGACGTCGCGGGCCTCGACCGCATCCAGCTGCTGGGCTTCGACGCCTGCCTCATGGCCACCTACGAGGTCGCCAGCGCCCTGTCGCCCTACGCCGACTACCTCCTGGCCTCCGAAGAGCTCGAGCCGGGACACGGCTGGGACTACGGTGCCCTCGGTGCCATCGAGGCCGACCCGACCATCGACGCCGTCGGACTCGGCACGGCCTTCGTCGACGGGTTCGTCGGGCAGGCAGACGCACAGGGGACGGGCGCGGAGATCACCCTCTCGCTCCTCGACCTCGCGGGCATGCCGACGCTCGAGGACGCCATGTCGACCTTCGCCGGCACCCTCACCGAGCAGGTCGAGGCGCTCGGCGTGCTGATCGGACGCCAACGGGCCAGCACCGTGGAGTACGGCCGGTCGCCCGATCCCTCCCAGAGCACGCACCTCACCGACCTCGGCCAGTTCGTCGCCGAGATCGGGGTGCAGAGCCTGCAGGTGTCCGACGACGCGGATGCGGTGCTGCGTGCGATCAACGACACCGTCGTCGCCCAGACCGTCGGGCCGGCCCGCCTCGGCTCGACCGGCATGTCCATCTACTTCCCGCCCAGCGACGACCTGGCTGACGGCGCCTACCTCCAGGTGCCGGGCAGCGAGGCGTGGGCCCAGTTCCTGACCGCCTACTACACCGCGGGCCAGTCGATCCCCCGTGGCGGGCAGCCGGCTGCGGCGGGCCAGGACGCCGCGGAACATGCCGCCCCCGAACCGACCGATGGCGAGGGCCTCGGCACCGAGGGCGACGGACCGAGCGTGGTCGGCGCCGACGCCACCGTCACGCCGGTCGAAGGGGGCGTGGAGGTCACGGTCGAGCTCGATCCGGCCTCACTCGCCAACGTCGTCGACGCGCGCCTGTCCTTCGGCTACATCGACCCCGACGACGGGGCGATCGTGCAGCTCGGCGACACCGCGGCGGAGATCCTGGGCGACGGGACCGTCGCGGGGTTCACCGACCTCACCGTCCTGACCCTCACCGACGCGGACGGCGACTCCGTCGACGCCTACCTCGAGCTGGACTTCGACGAGGAAGGAACCCTGGCCTACGCGAGCGTGCCGCTGGACTACCAGGCCCCCGGATCGGACCTCGTGGAACCGGTCGACCTGTCCATCGTGCTCGATGCCGACACCGGCGACGTCCTGCAGGAGGTCTACTACCTGCTCGACGAGGAAACCGGGTCCTACGGCGAGCTGCAGGCCGACCCCACCGCTCTCATCGCCCCTGTCGTGCTGGTGTACCTGCCCGACGGGACCGTCGAGTGGCAGGCCTACGGCGACGGCGCCCTCTTCGCCGACCTGCCGACGCTGCAGTACGGACTGGAGCTGCTGGACCCCGGAACCGAGATCTACGTCGACCTGACGGTGACCGACTACGGCGGGAACCAGCTGATCGCATCGTCGACGTTCGTGCAGGAGTAACGTCCGACGTCCCACACACCCGGAGGCCCTCGGGGGATCATCCCGGCATGCGCCCCGCCCTCGCCGTACGGTGTTGCAGCGGTCCCCCCTTGTAAATCAATGGGGTTGTAGTTAACTATTGAGGCGCTTGACATGGAGTGTGGGATGCGTCTGTCTGCCGTCAAAACTGCATTGGTGTCCGGGGCGTTGGCGCTCGGGCTGCTTCCGGGAGCCCTTGCCGCGCCCTCCGTGGCCGAGCCTGCTGACTCGTCCACCGACACCTCGTTCTCGGGGACGGTCGAGCAGACCTGGTCGCCGGGGGAGCTCGACATCGACTGGGCGGCCTTCGCGGCCGAGCACCGGGAGGAGTTCGAGCGCAGCGAGTTCGCGTCCGCCGGCGACGGCGCCGCCGACCGCGCTGCTGCGGCCCGCGAGGCCGTGCAGGCGGAGTACCTCGGCGAGGCCAGCAGCGACGCGACCTACAGCTCGCTCGAGCAGCAGCGGTCCGGCGCGATCGCCCAGCAGTACTACGACGAGTGCGACGACGGCACCAACCTGCCCAACAACGGCCTCCAGGCCAGTCGGCAGCTGCTGTTCCGCGGTGGCGCCGACGGCGTGTTCGGCCCCAGCTACAACGTGCCGAACCCCGGTGGCAGCGGCAACGAGCCGCCCCCGCGGATCGACCTGCGCAGCATGTTCATCCTGCAGACAACCGACGACGGCGGCCGGTTCGACCAGACCGCCTTCCTCGTCTACGCCTGCCAGGAGTGGGGCAACACCGACCTCGGCGCCGGCGGCATCACCTTCGGCCTCTACGTGACCGCTGAGGAGGGCGAGACCCAGTACCCCACCGTCCTCGGTGACCCCGAGGCGGGGCCGGACTTCGTGGTCTCGATCTTCCCGGAGAACAACGTCCCCGGTCGTCCCCTGCAGATCATGGCCGTGCGCACGCCCTCGCGGAACGCCTCGACGTGGACCGTGACCTGGCTCGACGAGGCCCAGCGCCTCGACGGCTACGAGATCGACGGCGTCGTGCCCACCAGCGCCATCGGTGACTTCACCGCCGACTCCGGCTTCGCCTGGACCGTCGAGGTCGTCGACACCCAGACACCCGAGGGCGGGCGTGACTGGTTCCCCGAGCGCAACTACCTCATCCGCGTCGGTGAGGGCGACAGCGCCGTCGAGGGCACCCACGTCCCCCAGTTCCCGGTCCCCGAGACCTGCGGCCTGCAGTCGGAATCCGCGGTCCGCTACAACCTGGAACCACAAGCGGTCCCCAACGACGACGGCTATCCGGTGCAGTGGTACCACCCCCAGATCGCCACACCGAGCGCCTGGGACACGATCCGTGACTCCTCCACCGGCGGTCGCAGCCGGCCCGTGACGGTGGCCGTGATCGACTCCGGCATCGACTCGACCCGCTTCGACTTCCTCGCTGGTGGTGCCCGGGTCGTGGCTGGCCTCGACGCCGTCTACGGCCTCGAGCTCGAGGGTGGCAACAACGGCGGGGCCATCGGTCCCTTCGTCGGCCCGCAGGCCACCGGTTACGAGTCCTTCGGTGCCGCCGCACCCCCCCGCAACTCCGACCGGGGCCCCCACGGCACGGCCGTGGCCAGCCTCATCGGGGCGACGGGCAACAACACCATCGGCATCGCCGGCGTCGACTGGGGCGTCCGCCTCATGCCGATCCGGGTCAACGACGTCAACGAGTGCATCGACAACGTCGTCGTGGCCGAGGGCATCAAGTGGGCCGTCGACCACGGCGCCGACATCATCCACATCTCCCTCGGGTCGCCCGAGACCGCCGACGGCAGCGGCAGCGACCTGCAGCCCGAGTGCAACGACGGCGTCGACAACGACGGTGACGGCACCGCCGACGGCGAGGACCCCGGCTGCGTGAACGAGCAGGACGGGTCGGAGGGGCCGGGCGACAACGCCCCCGACAGCACCCCCGAACAGGTGGCGGCGTGCGCGGACCACCGCGACAACGACGGTGACGGCGTGGTCGACCTCGCCGACGACGACTGCGAGGACGCCACCGACAACTTCGAGTCCCCGCAGACCCCGCTGGTCCAGCCGGCCGAGCCGATGGAGTGCGCCGACGGCATCGACAACGATGGCGACGGCTTCGTGGACGCGACGGACAACGCTGACCTCGGCACCGTCGCCGACCCGGGGTGCGAAGGCGAGGACGACGGCTCGGAAGGGCCGAGCCTCGCCGACGTGGGGACCATCGACGAGCTGGCACCCGCGTGCAGCGACGGTCGTGACAACAACGACGACGACGTCCTGGCCGACGCCGAGGACGCCCAGTGCCTCAACGCCACCGACAACAACGAGGGCCGTGACGAACGCGTCGTCAACGTCGACCCGCTCCGCGAGGTCATCGACTACGCGCTGGAGCAGGGCGTGCCCGTCGTGGCCGCTGCCGGCAACCGTGGTGCCGACGACGACCCCGTGTTCTACCCGGCGGCCTACCCCGGCGTCCTGACCGTCGGTGCGAGCGACCGGTCCGGTGAACGGTCCTTCTACTCCTCGACCGGCCGCTGGCTGGACATCATCGCCCCGGGCGGCAACAACCAGGGCACGCTGTCGCAGGACATCGCGGCCCTGTGGGAGCTCGACAGGATTCGCCCCGTCGCCGGCAGCAGCTTCGCGGCGCCCCTCGTGACCGGCGCGGCCTCCCTCTACCTCGGCCTCAACCCGCACATCACGCGTGGGTTCACCCCGTCCGCGCAGCCGCCGGCCCCCGGCGCGAACCTGCCCGACAACGGCTACCAGCGCACCGTCGACGACGTCAAGATCGCGTTGCAGAACGGCGTCCGGGACCTGTACCCGCAGGGCCATGACATCTTCAACGGCTGGGGACGGCTGAACGTCGACCGCGTGCTCGACATCCCCGCCCTGGGTGGGCCGCTGGTCGACCCCGCGCGGCTGCAGCTGCCCCGCACGAACGCCGACTCCGTGATCGAGGTGGCCGAGGGCGTCGCCCTGTCGCGGCCCCTCGTGTTCCCCGACTTCGTGGTCCTGACCCGCAACGATGTAGCTGTCGACGCCCTGGCCGGCGCCTCGTTGCTGCGCGGTGGCCCGCTGCTGGTGTCGACACACGACGCGGTCAGCGACTCGACGATGGCCGCCATGGCCGAGGTGCTGCCGAACGGTGGACGTGTCTACGTCCTCGGTGGCGAAGCCGCGCTCAGCGCGGACATCGACACCCAGCTGGCCAGCCACGGCTACGAGGTCGTTCGCCTCGCCGGCGACTCGCGGGTCGACACGGCCCTGGCCATCGCCGAAGAGGTCCGGCGCGTCTACCCGGGCTCCACCACGGTGGCCTTGGCCCGCAGTGACGGTGGCAACGACCCGACCGCCCAGTGGGCCGATGCCCTGAGCGGTGGCGCCTGGACTGCCAGCACCGGCACACCGCTGCTGGTCACACCGGGCGACCAGCTGCACCCCGGCGTCGCCGACGCGCTGCAGCGCTGGGGCACCCAGGAGACGATCCTGTTCGGTGGCGAGGCCGCCCTCTCCCAAGCTGTCGAGGCCGCCGTCCCGGGGGCCCGCCGGATCGGCGGTGCCGACCGTGCCGCAACCGCCGCGATGATCGCCGAGGACCTCTGGGGTGACACCGAAGGCTTCATGGTCGCCAACGGCTACTACGCCCGCGGCTGGCCTGCGGGCCTCGCCGCGGCAGGGTGGGGCGCCGACGTGAACGCGCCGCTGCTGTACACCGGCGCCGACGCCGTGCCCCAGGCCACGGTCGACGTGCTGGCCGCAGCCTGCCCCGACACCGACTCGATGCAGATCGTGGGTGGCGCCTCGCTCGTCACCGGGTCGGCGGAGACCCAACTGCTGGAGGCTGCGACATGTGGCTGAGCAAGCATCTGTCCATGGTCCTCGGGCTGGCGCTGCTCGGCGCTGCCTGCATCAGCTCCGAACCACCGCCGGCCGAGGCCGACCCGGTGGTCGTGGCGCCGGTGACGACGGCGCCCGCCGAGCCGCTCGAGCCCGTCGACGAGGCCACGATCGCCCTCGTGGAGGACTACTGGGAGGCCCGTGACGCGGCCTGGGCTGCTGGCGTCGAGGCCGGCCTCGCCTTCTCGGTGGCCAACAACCACCCGCTGCTGAACTACACCGCCGACGACTGCCGGGAGGCCTGGTTCAGCGGGGAACCGCCGGTCGGATTCGCCGAACGCAACGCCCTTGCGCCGGGGACGATCGTGTCGGACCCCGACTTCATGATGACCGTGGGGCCGCTGGCCGGGCGTGACCTCGGCGAGGGGCTGCTGGAGATGGTGGTGGCCTTCGCCTACGAGGGTCAGGGCCTGTTCGTTGCCGATCGCGTGGCCGACGTGCACCTGCAGGTGCTCGACGGACGGGTCAGCCACTTCCTGGTCTGCGAGCCGATCGAGATCACGGTCGTGGAGAGTGCCTCGGGCGGCGCCACAGGGGACGGCACCACCGGTGGTGGCACGACCGGGGACGGGACGACCGGTGGTGGCACCGTCGTGACGGTGGACCCGGTGACCGGCGAGCCCGTCACGGTCCTCCCGCCCATCACCGCCACCCCCGTGCCCGTCACCCCCGGAGACGGGGATGGCGACGGCGACGGTGATGGCGACGGGGATGGCGACGGTGACGGTGAGACCCCGGCCCGTCCCAACCCGCCCGGCACACGCCCGCCGGGATCCGGCATCGACTTCTGCGAGCAGGGTGACCCCGGTGCGCAGCCCGTGGCCGGCGACTACTTCCTCTGCCCCGACGACGACGTCGACCTGACGGAGACGGAGGAGCCGACCCCGGCAGCCTCCGACGACGTCACCCGAGGCTGAGGCCAGGGCCGCTCGCCGCCCTCAGGTCCTGAGGGCGGTCCCGTAGCAGATGATCTCCGAGGCACCGAGGGTGATGGTGCTGGTCTCGAAGCGGACGTTGACGACCATGGTGGCGCCGGCCGCCATGGCCTCCTCGACCATGCGCAGCCGTGCCTCCCGACGTCCCCGGTCCAGCACAGGGGAGAGCGCCTTGACCTCGCCGCCCACCAGGTTGCGGAGCGAGGCGGCCAGCCGTTTGTAGTAGTCGGTGGCGATCACGACGCTGCCGCTGACGAACATGGCTCCCGGCTGGATGGACGTCCCCACAGGGGGTCGGCTGAGGTCGGTGACCGGGACGTGCGCGGTTCGTTGTTCCCGCTCGGTGAGGTCGGCGAGATGGGCACGCTCGCGCTGCTGGCCGACCAGCCCCCCGACGACGAGCAGCGCGATCGGTACACCCAGCTGCAGGAGCGGGATGAAGAGGGCCTCCACGGCTACATGCCCGGGGCGGTGGCTGCCCCGCGCTGCTGGATCGTGACGGCGGTGCCGTAGGCGTACAGCTCGGCGGCACCTCCGGCGACCTGGCTGGTCGTGAAGCGCACGTTGACGATGGCGTTGGCCTGCAGCTGCTGCGCCTGCACGATCATCCGCTGGACCGCTTCGTTGCGGGCCTCGACCATCAGCTCGGTGTAGGCCGTCAGCTCACCGCCGACGATGTTCTTCAGGCCCGCGCCGATGTCACGGCCGATGTTCTTGGCGCGAATGGTGTTGCCCTGGACGAGGCCGCGCAGGCCCACGATGTCGTATCCGGGCACGGTTTCGGTGTTGACGAGGATCACGGCCCGGATTCTCGCAGGTCGGCCCGGCACGTACCGCACCGGGGCACCGTGGCAACGGACGAACGAGGTCAGTCCTCGCCGTACCCGCAGACGATTCGCCTCTCCTCACCAGAGTCGTCGTCGAAGTACAGCAGGACGGTGGGTCCGTTGTTCGGGAAGTCAGGTCCACCATCGGCGTGATACTCGCCACGGCTCACCCAGGAGGCAAAGTTGCCTGTCAAGAACGTGAGGACGTTGCCGTTCAGCTGGAACTGACCGCCCTCAGCCCCATGTGGGTCGTAGGTGGTCTGGTCGATGATCTCGACGTTGTCGAAGAAGAAGGTGCCGCCCTGATAACACACGTAGGTCCCCGTCGGGATCGGACCGGTGGGCGGTGCTGGTTGGTCGCCACCAGTTCCACCGTCGTGGATCTTGCCGTTGCCCCCGCCCGCAGCTGTGATGACCCCATCGGCGATCAGACTGTCCGGTCCGGCGCCAATCACCATGTCGATCGGGGAACGCGCATCGATCAGGGTCTGGGTCGCCGCTGGGATCGAGTCGGCGTGCACGTAGACCTGCGGGGCGCCGACCGCCGCCGCCGGCGAGGCGGCTGCAAGAGCATGGACCCATCCCGTCTCGGTGTACCCGTTGACGAGCGTCACCTGATCGGTGTAGGGCCACAACTGGTCAGCAATCGCCGTGGCAGTCGCATCGCGGGCGTCCCCGGAGACCCTGCGAACCGGTCCGTGAGACTGGGCGGCGCGTTGCACGTCGGAGGAGAGCGCCGACGTCCCGCCCAGGAGGACGATGTCGTTCCACGATCGGTCCCGGAGGAAGTTCTCGACTGCCGGGTGCATGGATTCGGGTTGGGTGACCACGATGGGATCCCCGGACAACGCGGCGTACGCGCCACCTGTTGCGGCGTCGGCCCAGGTGTCCGCTCGCGCCAGCAGGACCCGTGTCGTCGGATAGCGCTGGAGTGCATGGGTCGCGATCGCCACCGCAGTCTCGACCCGCGACTCCCCCGCGAACCGCTGCGGACATCTGCCCTGGTCGCGAAGGGCCTGCTCGATCGAGATCGAAACCGCACTGGTCCCACCGAGCAGGAACACGTCGGGCGCGCCGTCACAGCCCGACGGCGGGGGCAGCACGCGATCCAGTTCGGACTGAACCGAGATCGGCAAGGCGGCGTCGCGCCCGCCCGGGACGAACAGGAGGGGTCCGCGGCCCTCGGTCAGGACTGCGCCCGCGAGGGAGTCGGCGAAGACGTCGGCTCGGGCGAGGACGACCTGGGGTGCCGTGTCGGTGTCGAAGACGGCCAGCGACATGTCGATGGCGGCGTTCACCGCGTCGGTGCTGTTGCCGATCCGGTACCGACCCAGGGCGGCAGGCCCGTCACCCGGCTCGCGGCCGGAGGTCTGGGCTGCTACCGAACCGGTCGAAAGGGTCAGGCAGAGGGCCAGGACAACCGACAGCGCGCGACGAACTCCCACTTCGTTCCCTTCTCC
The nucleotide sequence above comes from Euzebya pacifica. Encoded proteins:
- a CDS encoding YbjQ family protein; this translates as MEALFIPLLQLGVPIALLVVGGLVGQQRERAHLADLTEREQRTAHVPVTDLSRPPVGTSIQPGAMFVSGSVVIATDYYKRLAASLRNLVGGEVKALSPVLDRGRREARLRMVEEAMAAGATMVVNVRFETSTITLGASEIICYGTALRT
- a CDS encoding cell wall-binding repeat-containing protein, whose product is MGVRRALSVVLALCLTLSTGSVAAQTSGREPGDGPAALGRYRIGNSTDAVNAAIDMSLAVFDTDTAPQVVLARADVFADSLAGAVLTEGRGPLLFVPGGRDAALPISVQSELDRVLPPPSGCDGAPDVFLLGGTSAVSISIEQALRDQGRCPQRFAGESRVETAVAIATHALQRYPTTRVLLARADTWADAATGGAYAALSGDPIVVTQPESMHPAVENFLRDRSWNDIVLLGGTSALSSDVQRAAQSHGPVRRVSGDARDATATAIADQLWPYTDQVTLVNGYTETGWVHALAAASPAAAVGAPQVYVHADSIPAATQTLIDARSPIDMVIGAGPDSLIADGVITAAGGGNGKIHDGGTGGDQPAPPTGPIPTGTYVCYQGGTFFFDNVEIIDQTTYDPHGAEGGQFQLNGNVLTFLTGNFASWVSRGEYHADGGPDFPNNGPTVLLYFDDDSGEERRIVCGYGED
- a CDS encoding clostripain-related cysteine peptidase, which gives rise to MRSRTVALLGALMLLMAACSGADEPLETPTGVDASDSGDGSGDDTGTDGAEADAPAATDDATGDDDDGRTSGDGGADTTLVGDVGFGLDVEPLEPESWTYMLYSIADTNLEEPMLEDVAEMATVGSPIGVNTVALVDREAGHTDQPLLNLDDWETAKLLYVQADEFAEIADLGEVDMADPTTLASFIAFAVETFPADNYALTISDHGGGWTGIGPDDSSGEVLDLGELAAGLQAGLDVAGLDRIQLLGFDACLMATYEVASALSPYADYLLASEELEPGHGWDYGALGAIEADPTIDAVGLGTAFVDGFVGQADAQGTGAEITLSLLDLAGMPTLEDAMSTFAGTLTEQVEALGVLIGRQRASTVEYGRSPDPSQSTHLTDLGQFVAEIGVQSLQVSDDADAVLRAINDTVVAQTVGPARLGSTGMSIYFPPSDDLADGAYLQVPGSEAWAQFLTAYYTAGQSIPRGGQPAAAGQDAAEHAAPEPTDGEGLGTEGDGPSVVGADATVTPVEGGVEVTVELDPASLANVVDARLSFGYIDPDDGAIVQLGDTAAEILGDGTVAGFTDLTVLTLTDADGDSVDAYLELDFDEEGTLAYASVPLDYQAPGSDLVEPVDLSIVLDADTGDVLQEVYYLLDEETGSYGELQADPTALIAPVVLVYLPDGTVEWQAYGDGALFADLPTLQYGLELLDPGTEIYVDLTVTDYGGNQLIASSTFVQE
- a CDS encoding S8 family serine peptidase, which translates into the protein MRLSAVKTALVSGALALGLLPGALAAPSVAEPADSSTDTSFSGTVEQTWSPGELDIDWAAFAAEHREEFERSEFASAGDGAADRAAAAREAVQAEYLGEASSDATYSSLEQQRSGAIAQQYYDECDDGTNLPNNGLQASRQLLFRGGADGVFGPSYNVPNPGGSGNEPPPRIDLRSMFILQTTDDGGRFDQTAFLVYACQEWGNTDLGAGGITFGLYVTAEEGETQYPTVLGDPEAGPDFVVSIFPENNVPGRPLQIMAVRTPSRNASTWTVTWLDEAQRLDGYEIDGVVPTSAIGDFTADSGFAWTVEVVDTQTPEGGRDWFPERNYLIRVGEGDSAVEGTHVPQFPVPETCGLQSESAVRYNLEPQAVPNDDGYPVQWYHPQIATPSAWDTIRDSSTGGRSRPVTVAVIDSGIDSTRFDFLAGGARVVAGLDAVYGLELEGGNNGGAIGPFVGPQATGYESFGAAAPPRNSDRGPHGTAVASLIGATGNNTIGIAGVDWGVRLMPIRVNDVNECIDNVVVAEGIKWAVDHGADIIHISLGSPETADGSGSDLQPECNDGVDNDGDGTADGEDPGCVNEQDGSEGPGDNAPDSTPEQVAACADHRDNDGDGVVDLADDDCEDATDNFESPQTPLVQPAEPMECADGIDNDGDGFVDATDNADLGTVADPGCEGEDDGSEGPSLADVGTIDELAPACSDGRDNNDDDVLADAEDAQCLNATDNNEGRDERVVNVDPLREVIDYALEQGVPVVAAAGNRGADDDPVFYPAAYPGVLTVGASDRSGERSFYSSTGRWLDIIAPGGNNQGTLSQDIAALWELDRIRPVAGSSFAAPLVTGAASLYLGLNPHITRGFTPSAQPPAPGANLPDNGYQRTVDDVKIALQNGVRDLYPQGHDIFNGWGRLNVDRVLDIPALGGPLVDPARLQLPRTNADSVIEVAEGVALSRPLVFPDFVVLTRNDVAVDALAGASLLRGGPLLVSTHDAVSDSTMAAMAEVLPNGGRVYVLGGEAALSADIDTQLASHGYEVVRLAGDSRVDTALAIAEEVRRVYPGSTTVALARSDGGNDPTAQWADALSGGAWTASTGTPLLVTPGDQLHPGVADALQRWGTQETILFGGEAALSQAVEAAVPGARRIGGADRAATAAMIAEDLWGDTEGFMVANGYYARGWPAGLAAAGWGADVNAPLLYTGADAVPQATVDVLAAACPDTDSMQIVGGASLVTGSAETQLLEAATCG
- a CDS encoding YbjQ family protein, with amino-acid sequence MILVNTETVPGYDIVGLRGLVQGNTIRAKNIGRDIGAGLKNIVGGELTAYTELMVEARNEAVQRMIVQAQQLQANAIVNVRFTTSQVAGGAAELYAYGTAVTIQQRGAATAPGM